One Edaphobacter flagellatus genomic region harbors:
- a CDS encoding acido-empty-quinoprotein group A, which produces MKLLTASLLCLSLSPCAIYAQQKQSTDTASLAKLTDSWPTYNGDYSGRRFSPLTKVNTTTVKQLSQAWSYRVEVTTGGGRRISATPIEVNGVLYFTVPSHVWAVDARTGRKIWQFDWVSKGGDTIGNRGAAVSGDTVYFETEDCNLVALDIHTGKEKWHSSIGNPDLFYSGTVAPVVVKNHVMVGVSGDDFDIPGYIEAHDTETGALQWRWYTHPNPGDPEAKTWPNDEAMLHGGGMTWVAGTYDPELNLYYFGTGNAQPVINGLARPGANLYTATICALNPDTGKLIWYFQPNPHDTHDWDAVQTPVLIDGVVDGKPRKLLAQASRNGWYFLIDRTNGKALTSTPFAKQNWALGVDKNGSPIPNPAKMAQPNGALVAPNQAGAANWYPPSFSPATGLFYVPAYDAYSVYYIYDNNKRPEGWAGNDRGGWMSASLRAMDYKTGKVRWDHKWPSPGGRSGILTTAGNLLFTGDTSTNLMAFNATTGKVLWHAGLGNLITNGPITYELDGLQYIVAAAGDTLYAFVLN; this is translated from the coding sequence ATGAAGCTGCTGACCGCGTCGCTCCTCTGCCTGTCGCTTTCGCCCTGCGCAATCTATGCGCAACAGAAGCAGTCAACCGATACGGCGAGTCTTGCCAAGCTGACTGACAGCTGGCCAACTTACAACGGAGATTACTCCGGCCGCCGGTTCAGCCCGCTGACGAAGGTGAACACCACGACCGTCAAGCAGCTTTCACAAGCCTGGAGCTATCGCGTGGAAGTGACGACTGGTGGCGGCAGGCGCATTTCCGCCACGCCGATCGAGGTTAATGGCGTTCTCTACTTCACCGTGCCGAGCCATGTCTGGGCTGTGGATGCACGCACGGGTCGCAAGATCTGGCAGTTCGACTGGGTCAGCAAAGGCGGCGATACGATTGGCAATCGCGGCGCGGCTGTATCGGGCGATACCGTCTACTTCGAGACGGAAGACTGCAACCTCGTCGCTCTCGACATCCATACGGGCAAGGAGAAATGGCACTCGTCCATCGGCAATCCTGACTTGTTCTACTCGGGCACGGTTGCGCCTGTAGTGGTCAAGAACCACGTCATGGTGGGCGTCAGTGGCGACGACTTTGATATCCCCGGCTACATCGAAGCGCATGATACGGAGACGGGAGCGTTGCAGTGGCGCTGGTATACGCATCCCAATCCTGGAGATCCCGAAGCCAAGACCTGGCCCAACGATGAAGCCATGCTGCATGGTGGTGGCATGACGTGGGTTGCTGGAACGTATGATCCTGAGCTGAATCTCTACTACTTTGGCACCGGCAATGCGCAGCCTGTGATCAACGGCCTTGCCCGTCCAGGCGCAAATCTTTATACCGCGACTATCTGTGCGCTCAATCCAGATACCGGCAAACTTATCTGGTACTTCCAGCCCAACCCGCATGATACGCATGACTGGGATGCGGTGCAGACGCCTGTGCTGATCGATGGCGTCGTGGACGGCAAGCCGCGCAAGCTGCTCGCACAGGCTAGCCGCAATGGCTGGTATTTCCTCATTGATCGCACGAATGGTAAGGCGCTCACGAGTACTCCCTTCGCCAAACAGAACTGGGCTCTCGGCGTCGACAAGAATGGATCGCCGATCCCGAATCCGGCCAAGATGGCGCAGCCGAATGGCGCATTGGTCGCACCAAATCAGGCAGGCGCGGCGAACTGGTATCCGCCGAGTTTCAGTCCGGCGACGGGTCTCTTCTATGTGCCGGCATACGACGCTTACAGCGTCTATTACATCTACGACAACAACAAGCGTCCCGAGGGCTGGGCAGGCAACGACCGCGGCGGATGGATGAGTGCCTCGCTGCGCGCCATGGACTACAAGACCGGCAAGGTGCGCTGGGATCACAAATGGCCAAGCCCAGGTGGCCGCTCCGGCATTCTTACTACGGCCGGCAACCTGCTCTTTACGGGCGATACGTCAACCAACCTTATGGCCTTCAACGCCACGACGGGCAAGGTACTATGGCACGCTGGCCTGGGCAATCTTATCACGAACGGGCCGATCACCTATGAGCTCGACGGCTTGCAGTACATCGTTGCCGCGGCGGGCGACACGCTGTATGCCTTTGTCCTGAACTAA
- a CDS encoding c-type cytochrome: MKSVLWQSAQATCLLLLVSVPVCAQFPHSSVDPAMRDRGATIYANQCARCHGEDVRGTEKGPDLIRSVAVLHDRRQMLYGKELAPLLTTLPGHNYKFDDKQLADLSQFLTASVNATLRSGYNAQPTHLLDGDAKAGEAYFNGAGGCNKCHSATGDLAGVGKRYTPAALQQKFLFPNYGLFVKKKTQVTVKMPNGKTYSGDLVRIDDFTVTLHEASGENISLNRVTGSTVTTVDPFQAHADLLDKYTDADIHNLTTYLDTLK, translated from the coding sequence GTGAAGAGCGTTCTTTGGCAATCAGCACAGGCGACCTGCCTCTTGCTGCTCGTATCGGTACCGGTGTGCGCCCAGTTTCCACACTCTTCAGTCGACCCAGCCATGCGCGATCGCGGGGCCACAATTTACGCGAATCAATGTGCTCGCTGCCATGGCGAAGATGTTCGCGGCACGGAGAAGGGGCCGGACCTGATTCGCTCTGTCGCGGTGCTCCATGATCGTCGTCAGATGCTGTATGGGAAGGAGCTTGCTCCTCTGCTGACGACACTGCCCGGCCATAATTACAAGTTTGACGACAAGCAGCTGGCTGATTTGTCGCAGTTCCTGACCGCATCTGTGAATGCGACGCTGCGCAGCGGCTACAACGCGCAACCAACCCATCTGCTGGATGGCGATGCAAAGGCGGGTGAAGCCTACTTCAATGGCGCTGGAGGGTGCAACAAATGCCACTCCGCGACGGGCGATCTGGCAGGCGTAGGTAAGCGCTACACACCGGCTGCGTTGCAGCAGAAGTTTCTTTTTCCCAACTACGGACTTTTCGTCAAGAAAAAGACGCAGGTTACGGTGAAGATGCCGAACGGGAAGACCTACTCGGGCGATCTGGTTCGCATCGATGACTTCACCGTGACACTGCATGAGGCATCCGGCGAAAACATCTCGCTCAATCGCGTCACCGGTTCGACAGTCACGACGGTCGATCCTTTCCAGGCGCATGCCGACCTGCTGGACAAGTACACGGATGCCGACATCCACAACCTGACGACTTATCTGGATACGTTGAAATGA
- a CDS encoding DUF4380 domain-containing protein: MKSFALLLTLMFSNAVFYARASPATCSVHAVSYQGWDAQEVDNPWLKLTFVPQLGGRLMQVEFNGHPYLFVNPRYRGQYIPPEQAKGGWINYGGDKIWPMPEGDTDDHHWVLASTAIDDLPYEFKLISQGERCSIQLTGQPDTITGLQYIRTISISADSPQIDFHAVMRNAATHPIEWSVQSVSQYDLSDSAKPADYNHQFWAYTPVNPNSTYPDGYHVRSGLADDPSFSVADGLFRLRWLYFDNEVWLDSRAGWLAVVDQQSKYGMIERFHYDASGNYPGKATVIFYKSGPSVRFDKEGQASIRATTPERTPYYMEAEINSPIVKLAPNQTYAMDTTWNPLHIDAALQTVTDAGVATQRLALAHKADSTTLTGTFAAFYPGNVIAVFTDRRGKEVGHHTLRQVKPDESITLNEPITVPAKAEHVALRLFSAKGADLGLLDQADIGAQAP; this comes from the coding sequence ATGAAATCCTTCGCTTTGTTGCTGACTTTGATGTTCAGCAACGCCGTATTCTACGCACGAGCCTCACCGGCAACATGCTCGGTTCACGCTGTCAGCTATCAGGGATGGGACGCACAGGAGGTCGACAACCCCTGGCTCAAGCTCACCTTCGTGCCGCAATTAGGCGGAAGACTGATGCAGGTTGAGTTCAATGGACATCCCTATCTCTTCGTAAACCCGAGATATCGAGGCCAATACATCCCTCCCGAGCAAGCAAAGGGAGGCTGGATCAATTACGGTGGCGACAAAATATGGCCTATGCCTGAAGGCGACACCGACGATCACCACTGGGTTCTTGCATCCACCGCGATCGACGATCTTCCTTACGAGTTCAAGCTCATCTCCCAGGGCGAGCGCTGCTCCATTCAACTTACAGGTCAACCTGACACGATTACAGGACTTCAATACATTCGCACCATCAGCATCTCGGCCGATTCACCGCAGATCGACTTTCACGCCGTGATGCGCAACGCTGCAACACACCCCATCGAATGGTCCGTGCAGTCTGTCTCACAGTACGATCTCAGCGACTCTGCGAAGCCTGCGGACTATAACCATCAATTCTGGGCCTACACTCCCGTCAATCCCAATTCGACCTATCCCGATGGCTATCATGTTCGTTCCGGTCTTGCCGACGATCCCTCCTTCTCGGTCGCTGATGGACTCTTCCGTCTGCGCTGGCTTTATTTCGACAACGAGGTGTGGCTTGATTCCAGAGCAGGCTGGCTCGCTGTCGTTGATCAGCAGAGTAAGTACGGCATGATCGAGCGGTTCCATTACGATGCTTCCGGCAACTATCCCGGGAAGGCCACCGTCATCTTTTATAAGAGCGGTCCGTCTGTTCGATTCGATAAAGAGGGCCAGGCCAGCATTCGCGCCACAACGCCTGAGCGTACGCCCTACTATATGGAAGCTGAGATCAATAGCCCGATCGTTAAGCTTGCGCCCAACCAGACCTACGCCATGGATACGACATGGAATCCTCTACACATCGACGCGGCCTTGCAGACAGTAACGGACGCCGGTGTTGCCACACAAAGACTTGCCCTCGCCCACAAGGCCGATTCCACCACACTTACAGGAACATTCGCAGCTTTTTATCCTGGCAACGTTATCGCAGTATTTACTGACAGACGAGGGAAAGAGGTCGGGCATCACACTCTCCGTCAGGTAAAGCCCGATGAGAGCATCACACTCAATGAGCCGATTACTGTACCGGCAAAAGCTGAACATGTTGCACTGCGGCTATTCAGCGCCAAAGGTGCCGATCTCGGACTACTTGACCAGGCTGATATCGGCGCTCAGGCTCCATGA
- a CDS encoding Do family serine endopeptidase, translating into MSEVTNQLVVKGKRFAAPAAIAGAFVLGAALFVGHGGVNAASSTAASLIDDQSVSALTALDNAMEQVASRVTPAVVNISVTAKNNEAEISDDQLQGLPPGFRQFFGQGGPQQPQIEHGIGSGVIISPDGYIVTNGHVVDGATQIKVTMHDRRVLNAKLVGVDKLNDLAVVKVDAKELPSIAWGDSTKLHPGQTVLAFGSPFGYFQFSVTRGIVSAVNRPNPYSDDARKPGAFIQTDAAINPGNSGGALVNSHGELVGINTFIISNSGSFAGAGFAIPSQIVRASAEQLMKNGKVEHGYLGISMNDVTPENAHFFNLTDASGAVVAQVSPDSPASKGGLKQGDVIAKLNGEKIVNGSALQVAVSEMTPGTKIALGVLRDGKPVTLDITVGQFSGNKQVASNDAPDGQQRGKLGLAVSDLTADARQQLQAPDSVKGAVVQNVRPASPAEEAGLQPGDVILEVNRHATASAEQFVNAVHQSPNGKDILLLVWSKGNASYRTIHPDDQNG; encoded by the coding sequence ATGTCTGAAGTAACTAATCAATTAGTAGTAAAAGGAAAGCGCTTCGCTGCTCCCGCCGCAATAGCCGGAGCCTTTGTCCTTGGTGCCGCTCTGTTTGTAGGACACGGTGGCGTCAACGCTGCAAGCTCTACCGCTGCGTCACTGATCGACGATCAAAGCGTATCGGCATTGACGGCGCTCGACAACGCAATGGAACAGGTCGCCTCGCGCGTCACACCCGCGGTGGTGAACATCTCCGTAACCGCAAAGAACAACGAGGCTGAGATCTCGGACGATCAACTGCAGGGTTTGCCTCCGGGATTCAGGCAGTTCTTCGGCCAAGGCGGACCGCAGCAGCCGCAGATTGAGCATGGAATCGGCAGCGGCGTGATTATTTCGCCCGACGGATATATCGTGACCAACGGCCACGTCGTTGATGGAGCCACGCAGATCAAGGTGACGATGCATGATCGTCGCGTGTTGAATGCGAAGCTGGTCGGCGTCGATAAGCTGAACGATCTTGCCGTGGTGAAGGTCGATGCAAAGGAGCTGCCCAGCATTGCATGGGGCGATTCGACGAAGCTGCATCCGGGACAGACGGTGCTGGCCTTCGGCAGCCCCTTTGGCTACTTCCAGTTCTCGGTCACGCGCGGCATCGTCAGTGCCGTGAACCGGCCTAATCCTTACTCGGACGATGCACGGAAGCCGGGTGCATTCATTCAGACGGATGCGGCGATCAATCCCGGCAACTCAGGCGGTGCGCTGGTGAACTCGCATGGGGAGCTAGTCGGTATCAACACGTTCATCATCTCGAACAGCGGATCGTTTGCAGGCGCCGGGTTTGCGATTCCATCGCAGATTGTGCGTGCTTCGGCTGAGCAGCTGATGAAGAACGGCAAGGTGGAGCATGGCTATCTGGGCATCAGCATGAACGATGTCACGCCGGAGAATGCGCACTTCTTCAACCTGACAGATGCTTCCGGTGCGGTTGTGGCGCAGGTGTCGCCGGACTCGCCCGCAAGTAAGGGTGGTCTGAAGCAGGGCGACGTGATCGCGAAGCTGAATGGAGAGAAGATCGTCAATGGCAGTGCGCTCCAGGTTGCTGTCAGCGAGATGACTCCTGGGACGAAGATTGCGCTGGGTGTGCTTCGCGATGGCAAGCCGGTAACGTTGGATATAACCGTCGGACAGTTCAGCGGCAACAAGCAGGTTGCCAGCAACGACGCTCCAGACGGGCAGCAGCGCGGCAAGTTGGGACTGGCTGTAAGCGATCTGACCGCAGATGCAAGGCAGCAGCTTCAGGCGCCGGACTCAGTCAAGGGCGCTGTTGTGCAGAACGTTCGCCCGGCAAGCCCGGCAGAGGAAGCTGGATTGCAGCCTGGCGATGTGATCCTTGAGGTCAATCGTCATGCGACTGCGTCGGCAGAGCAGTTTGTCAATGCAGTGCATCAGAGCCCGAATGGCAAGGACATCCTGCTTCTGGTGTGGTCGAAGGGGAATGCGAGCTATCGCACAATTCACCCTGATGACCAGAATGGGTAA
- a CDS encoding M56 family metallopeptidase: MDPITLIAPIAHATMPLAISASGALINAIVGGMLLMAGVSLCLRLFPGMTAAARFMIWAAALLVMIPLHFLPALHSSSSVLPDNSNLLHVDARWALLLAGIWAVLSIVRAVQLFTSAMRLREIARRAVPMDLVLDRSLLMRNGKAIELCASEDVDSPSVAGFASPRILLPTGLIEQLSQRDLEQIVLHEMEHLRRRDDWMNLLQKVSLMLFPLNPAMSWAERRMCVERELACDDCVLQATKARKDYAVCLTNLAEHSLVRRRVSLALGAWARRSELAQRVHRILSRPEPQLGQWQSRAATGVLIAGMIAGTVTLADSPRLISFAPSVSQQAQVASTTDSATASPNLYAEGAKPLAKDARQVLVKAIVPEQGRREAQLAARPPRRQNAAAKHAATHRPTASFVMLTDWNEDLPQQRPILTRSFVAVVPAGDGWLVIQL, translated from the coding sequence ATGGATCCGATTACCCTGATAGCTCCAATCGCTCATGCCACGATGCCGCTTGCGATCTCAGCCTCCGGCGCGCTGATCAACGCCATCGTTGGCGGCATGCTGCTGATGGCCGGCGTTAGTCTGTGCCTTCGCTTGTTTCCAGGGATGACCGCCGCGGCACGCTTCATGATTTGGGCCGCTGCTCTGCTGGTGATGATCCCGCTTCATTTTTTGCCTGCACTTCATAGCAGTTCGAGCGTGTTGCCTGACAATAGCAACCTGTTGCATGTCGATGCTCGTTGGGCGTTACTGCTCGCTGGTATCTGGGCAGTCCTTTCGATCGTTCGCGCCGTGCAACTGTTTACAAGTGCGATGCGGCTTCGAGAGATCGCAAGACGTGCCGTGCCGATGGATCTGGTGCTGGATCGTTCGCTCCTGATGCGGAACGGCAAAGCAATTGAACTTTGTGCGTCCGAGGATGTAGACAGCCCGAGCGTCGCCGGTTTTGCCTCGCCACGCATCTTGTTGCCCACGGGTTTGATCGAGCAGCTCTCGCAACGTGATCTGGAACAGATCGTTCTGCACGAGATGGAACACCTGCGCCGCAGGGACGATTGGATGAACCTGCTACAGAAGGTAAGTCTGATGCTGTTCCCGCTCAACCCGGCCATGAGCTGGGCAGAACGCCGTATGTGCGTCGAGCGCGAGTTGGCATGTGACGACTGCGTGCTGCAGGCGACGAAGGCCCGCAAGGACTATGCCGTCTGCCTGACAAATCTCGCCGAGCACTCGCTGGTGCGCAGAAGAGTATCGCTCGCGCTTGGGGCATGGGCGCGACGCTCGGAGCTGGCGCAGAGAGTCCACAGAATTTTGAGCCGTCCCGAACCCCAGCTCGGGCAATGGCAGTCACGAGCGGCAACAGGGGTTTTAATCGCGGGAATGATTGCGGGAACGGTGACCCTTGCCGATAGTCCGAGGCTGATCAGTTTCGCCCCGAGCGTTTCGCAGCAGGCGCAGGTCGCCTCGACCACAGACTCTGCTACCGCTTCACCGAATCTATATGCAGAAGGCGCCAAGCCATTGGCAAAAGACGCCAGACAAGTGTTGGTTAAGGCCATCGTGCCGGAGCAGGGGCGCCGTGAGGCGCAGCTTGCAGCTCGTCCGCCTCGCAGGCAGAATGCCGCAGCGAAGCATGCAGCGACGCATCGCCCAACCGCATCGTTCGTCATGCTGACCGATTGGAATGAAGACCTTCCGCAGCAACGCCCGATTTTGACGAGATCTTTTGTGGCGGTCGTCCCGGCTGGGGACGGCTGGTTAGTCATTCAACTCTAA
- a CDS encoding BlaI/MecI/CopY family transcriptional regulator, with translation MPPKRSITLTEAELRLMKVLWERGESGVAEVVAALSDTTPLAYTSVLTTIRILEKKGYVRHRQEGRAFLYSPCVAEREAGISEVRHVLNRFFGNSRERLLLSLLGDDEVTPEELQRLKEAIANVPDEDAQENEGEEQ, from the coding sequence ATGCCTCCGAAACGGTCCATCACGCTAACCGAAGCCGAGCTCAGGCTGATGAAGGTTCTATGGGAGCGGGGAGAATCCGGCGTGGCCGAAGTCGTTGCGGCTCTGTCAGATACCACGCCGTTAGCGTATACCTCGGTACTAACGACGATCCGAATTCTGGAGAAGAAGGGCTACGTTCGCCATCGTCAGGAGGGCCGCGCGTTTCTCTACAGCCCATGCGTCGCCGAGCGCGAGGCCGGAATCTCCGAGGTACGCCACGTACTGAACCGTTTCTTCGGCAACTCGCGGGAACGCCTGCTTCTGTCTCTCCTCGGAGACGATGAGGTCACCCCTGAGGAGCTGCAGCGTCTTAAAGAAGCCATTGCGAATGTTCCCGATGAGGATGCGCAGGAGAACGAAGGGGAGGAGCAGTAG